The following DNA comes from Streptomyces sp. Ag109_O5-10.
GATCACCCGTCCGCGGCGGACGTCGCGCAGAGTCGTCTCGACGACTCGCCGGGCGTCGAGCCAGAGGAAGTCCGGAATGCTCGACGAGCGGATTCCGGCCCGCGTGTGGAATTCGGTGCGGACCCAGCCCGGGCAGAGTGCCGTCACGGTGACGCCCGTTCCGTGGAGCTCGTTCGCCAGTCCCTCCGAGAGGGAGGTCACGAAGGCCTTGACCGCCGAATAACTTCCCATCGTGACGAACCCGGCCGTGCTCGACACATTGACGACCGCGCCGTGCCCGCGTTCGTGCATGGCCCGTCCGGCGGCGCCGGCGAGCACCAGCACCGCACGCCCCATGACCTCGATCGCCCGGTCGTGCGGAGCGGTGTCGGCCGAGGTCATCGGTGCGTGCACGCCGAAACCGGCGTTGTTCACGAGCATGTCCACCGGACGGGCGGGGTCCGCCAGCCGGGCGGCGACACGTGCGACGTCGGCACGCTCGGCCAGGTCGGCGGGCAGCACCTCGACGGCACGGCCCCGGGATTCGAGCTCGGCGGCCACCCGGCCGAGCCGCTCCCTGTCGCGCGCCACCAGGACCAGGTCCCATCCGCGGTCTGCCAGGGCGCGCGCGAACGCCGCCCCGATCCCGGAGGTGGCACCGGTGACAAGGGCGACCCGGGTACGGCTCAGCACGGT
Coding sequences within:
- a CDS encoding SDR family oxidoreductase; translated protein: MLSRTRVALVTGATSGIGAAFARALADRGWDLVLVARDRERLGRVAAELESRGRAVEVLPADLAERADVARVAARLADPARPVDMLVNNAGFGVHAPMTSADTAPHDRAIEVMGRAVLVLAGAAGRAMHERGHGAVVNVSSTAGFVTMGSYSAVKAFVTSLSEGLANELHGTGVTVTALCPGWVRTEFHTRAGIRSSSIPDFLWLDARRVVETTLRDVRRGRVISVPSFRYRLLIWCARHLPRHTLRWISRRISSSRTDILTD